The proteins below come from a single Pararge aegeria chromosome W unlocalized genomic scaffold, ilParAegt1.1 SUPER_W_unloc_1, whole genome shotgun sequence genomic window:
- the LOC120636751 gene encoding actin cytoskeleton-regulatory complex protein PAN1-like, whose product MFGLCIEQPKLFCRDFIWGQCNKGAQCKYRHELVFEVIKKTLKFCHDFQNSAGCSRELCTYLHATKEEQSLFKSTGQLPRVLAERHANMSAAAAETIPQIALYIQGSYAGPPPPPPPPPLPAVSAPASVAPAAAFPRPPVVSVAPIAPRPVMPIGQPPLPPPPPPPPPTVPTTSVRQQAPVFTAPPPTAPFTMAHPPPPIPVYDSSKPPPPIMPAHAQIKSSEPTKRKASNDDSNVRIKMKKGEDETIADQLCENCVQRELRIDAIKKQLEAINEEEEYGTLDYKKMIEEYQNLKEILKSLISTDLFQKFVEENVEGISQNQSNNNTIFDQEPFNAGIPQNQSNNTIFDEEPSNAGVSTVPNQFLLQLMEYMMGDAKGGDLGAHKNQSNNTIFDESLIQALSSLAGESNPVKIKHNNKNNASPEILQTFLDILQQINSTDETAPAEVNLDTSNNASSNNSNISDSQQYSNRQDIPVSSVSSSRFPPPTAHGVATSPAFLQPQVAPAPPPYQHYQPMPPAGLYYPSPFAGAHTAGMQMAQDSQAMRAHVPLAMPPAPPPPVSFAPTAAPAPPPVHQPSHYAMERYPPPYYPRHQ is encoded by the exons ATGTTTGGGCTGTGTATAGAGCAACCCAAACT TTTCTGCCGGGACTTTATATGGGGGCAGTGTAACAAGGGTGCACAGTGCAAGTACCGCCACGAGCTTGTGTTCGAGGTTATAAAAAAGACTTTGAAGTTCTGTCACGACTTTCAAAATTCGGCTGGATGTTCTCGCGAACTGTGTACATATCTGCACGCCACTAAGGAGGAGCAGAGTTTGTTCAAATCTACCGGGCAACTGCCGCGGGTTTTAGCGGAGCGTCACGCCAACATGTCTGCAGCCGCAGCTGAGACTATCCCCCAGATTGCATTATACATACAAGGGAGTTACGCGGGCCCACCTCCGCCGCCACCGCCACCACCTTTGCCGGCTGTGTCTGCGCCGGCTAGTGTTGCCCCCGCTGCAGCGTTCCCGCGACCGCCCGTCGTGTCGGTTGCGCCAATCGCCCCGCGTCCCGTGATGCCTATTGGACAACCACCgctgccgccgccgccgccgccgccgccaccgACGGTTCCAACTACTTCAGTTCGGCAGCAGGCGCCTGTATTTACAGCACCCCCTCCAACGGCACCTTTTACAATGGCCCATCCACCTCCACCTATACCGGTATATGATTCCAGTAAACCACCACCGCCAATAATGCCAGCGCACGCTCAAATAAAAAGTAGCGAACCTACGAAAAGGAAAGCCTCGAATGACGATTCAAATGTGCGAATCAAAATGAAAAAGGGAGAGGATGAAACAATTGCAGACCAGCTGTGTGAAAATTGTGTGCAAAGGGAACTAAGGATCGATgcgataaaaaaacaattagaagCTATTAATGAAGAGGAGGAATATGGGACTctcgattataaaaaaatgattgagGAGTACCAGAACTTGAAAGAAATATTGAAGTCACTAATCAGCACtgatttgtttcaaaagttcgTTGAAGAAAATGTAGAGGGAATCTctcaaaatcaatccaataataatactatatttgATCAAGAACCGTTCAATGCAGGAATCCctcaaaatcaatccaataatactatATTTGATGAAGAACCGTCAAATGCAGGTGTTTCAACCGTGcctaatcaatttttattacaactcATGGAATACATGATGGGCGACGCCAAGGGCGGCGATTTGGGAGCAcataaaaatcaatccaataatactat CTTTGATGAATCACTTATTCAAGCTTTATCTTCTTTGGCTGGAGAAAGTAATCCtgtcaaaataaaacacaataataaaaataacgcatCTCCTGAGATATTGCAAACGTTTTTGGacattttacaacaaattaattCAACTGACGAAACAGCGCCTGCAGAAGTGAACCTAGATACAAGCAACAACGCAAGCTCAAATAATAGTAACATAAGTGACTCCCAACAATACTCGAATAGGCAAGATATACCCGTGTCATCAGTGAGTTCGAGTAGGTTCCCACCGCCGACTGCGCACGGAGTTGCGACATCTCCGGCGTTCTTGCAACCTCAAGttgcgcccgcgccgccgccttACCAGCACTATCAGCCAATGCCGCCAGCAGGGCTTTACTACCCTTCACCCTTCGCAGGCGCCCACACAGCAGGTATGCAAATGGCTCAAGACAGCCAGGCAATGCGAGCACACGTTCCACTTGCGATGCCGCCCGCGCCCCCGCCGCCCGTCTCGTTCGCGCCGACcgctgcgcccgcgccgccgcccgtACATCAGCCCAGCCACTACGCGATGGAACGGTACCCGCCGCCCTACTACCCCAGGCATCAGTAG
- the LOC120636750 gene encoding uncharacterized protein LOC120636750 — translation MAFRASNATKSSNVASVNVKHVDPENRKRPPVKAPSKDLPFLAKSAAEGPLEELATTANQLFQEAKTQLEQSGNIKATIKETLIECLSGLYTIALRLNDKAPCPVVQTAPVADFAKEVLEEIRKQSDLVVAARTDMGAVRETVEKLNDDINKNTLGGISYAAMAATTKSEKTSFSQPERVHSLIVSSVDAHDTSDDVIVKIRTAVSAKISGLRVDRLRKVRDQKVVLGCQTQEELAKVADKLRSGNPTLLIEEKANKDPLIIIKNVLSYNTDEDITGALKNQNAHLLAGIPEGNYRAVVRYRRKARNPLECHAVLQVSPSVWQNLTQAGKVHVDLQRVQVEDQSPLIQCTRCLSYGHGRKLCTEAADQCSHCTGPHLRRDCPHWMAGEKATCRNCQAAKLDKLDHDAFDKECPIRKKWDRLARLSVAYC, via the coding sequence ATGGCATTCAGAGCGTCAAATGCAACTAAATCTTCTAACGTGGCCAGTGTCAACGTTAAGCACGTTGACCCAGAAAACCGCAAGCGCCCTCCTGTCAAGGCACCCTCTAAAGACCTGCCCTTCTTGGCGAAGTCGGCCGCGGAAGGCCCCCTTGAGGAGCTGGCTACCACGGCAAACCAGCTCTTCCAGGAAGCCAAGACTCAGTTGGAGCAGTCTGGAAATATAAAAGCGACTATAAAAGAGACACTGATCGAGTGCCTTAGCGGCCTGTACACAATTGCGCTGAGACTCAACGACAAAGCACCGTGTCCAGTCGTTCAAACTGCTCCCGTCGCTGACTTTGCCAAGGAGGTCTTGGAAGAAATCAGAAAACAGAGTGATCTTGTAGTTGCGGCCAGAACTGATATGGGTGCCGTCAGAGAAACGGTCGAAAAACTCAACGACGACATTAACAAAAACACTTTAGGCGGCATCTCATATGCGGCAATGGCCGCAACCACCAAATCGGAGAAGACCTCTTTCTCCCAGCCTGAGCGGGTCCACTCGCTGATCGTATCTTCAGTTGACGCTCATGATACCAGTGACGATGTGATAGTGAAAATCAGAACTGCAGTGAGCGCAAAGATATCGGGCCTGCGGGTGGACCGGCTCAGGAAAGTGAGAGATCAAAAAGTGGTGTTGGGATGTCAGACCCAGGAAGAGCTGGCCAAGGTAGCAGATAAGCTCAGGTCTGGCAATCCAACACTACTAATAGAAGAGAAAGCAAATAAAGACCCgttgattataataaaaaatgttcttaGCTATAATACAGACGAAGACATAACGGGCGCTCTGAAAAACCAGAATGCACACCTGCTGGCGGGGATACCTGAAGGGAACTACAGGGCCGTGGTGCGGTATCGACGGAAAGCGAGAAACCCACTCGAATGCCACGCGGTCCTGCAGGTGTCCCCATCAGTGTGGCAAAACCTTACCCAGGCTGGCAAGGTGCACGTGGATTTGCAGAGGGTGCAGGTCGAAGACCAGTCTCCGTTAATCCAGTGCACACGATGTCTGTCTTACGGGCACGGTAGGAAACTCTGCACGGAAGCGGCAGACCAGTGCAGTCATTGTACTGGGCCGCACCTGAGGAGGGACTGCCCACACTGGATGGCAGGAGAAAAGGCTACGTGTCGCAATTGTCAGGCGGCCAAACTGGATAAACTGGACCACGACGCCTTTGACAAAGAATGCCCAATCCGCAAAAAATGGGATAGGCTGGCCAGACTTAGTGTCGCCTACTGTTAA